A part of Streptomyces sp. NBC_01235 genomic DNA contains:
- the mhpA gene encoding bifunctional 3-(3-hydroxy-phenyl)propionate/3-hydroxycinnamic acid hydroxylase MhpA, with product MSAVSRVPVVIIGAGPVGVTAALLLARHGVRSVVLERHQDVYPLPRAVAMDDEVRRILQAVGVHEEFAAIARPAKGLRLLDARHRVIGEFRRSEHGHHGFPQTSMFDQPELERLLREALVGRPECELRGGVEVVGIDQNGGGPVRVTFRREGSETPEYLDAYAVLGCDGAGSLTRQVIGAVWEDLRFEERWTVIDVRTHLPVRSWEGVEQVCDPARAATFMRIGEDRYRWEFRLRDGEELDARRVRELIAPWVEVSYDGDVEVVRQAQYTFRARVADRWRRGRVFLLGDAAHLTPPFIGQGLCAGMRDAHNLTWKLGRVLQQGSGEGLLDTYESERKPHARHMIRLAVAMGWAMTGGQGSAAALRRSLTSAACRIPALREAAGRDLSPALGHSALIRRHTRLGGRELAGTFCPQPWVGFDAGSIRLDDLLGDSLAVVSAVPAAPWLRAVAEALGARIIGTDDLGDDGTLAAWLRDGRADAVLLRPDRVVVDVVPAGADDFTDTAAWAPLLCSTRLPSPTEPLATARLSRSASR from the coding sequence GTGAGCGCAGTCTCCCGGGTGCCCGTGGTGATCATCGGTGCCGGACCGGTGGGGGTCACGGCCGCCCTCCTGCTCGCCCGCCACGGTGTGCGGAGCGTCGTCCTCGAACGTCACCAGGACGTCTACCCGCTGCCGCGCGCCGTCGCCATGGACGACGAGGTCCGGCGGATCCTGCAAGCCGTCGGCGTCCACGAGGAGTTCGCCGCCATCGCCCGCCCGGCCAAAGGTCTGCGGCTGCTCGACGCACGTCACCGGGTGATCGGTGAGTTCCGGCGCTCCGAGCACGGCCACCACGGCTTCCCGCAGACCAGCATGTTCGACCAGCCGGAGCTGGAGAGGCTGCTGCGCGAAGCCCTGGTCGGGCGGCCCGAGTGCGAACTGCGGGGCGGCGTAGAGGTCGTCGGCATCGACCAGAACGGCGGCGGTCCCGTCCGGGTCACCTTCCGTCGCGAAGGCAGTGAGACCCCTGAGTACCTGGATGCGTACGCCGTCCTCGGCTGCGACGGTGCCGGCAGCCTCACCCGCCAGGTCATCGGCGCCGTATGGGAGGACCTGCGTTTCGAGGAGCGCTGGACCGTCATCGACGTTCGTACGCACCTCCCCGTCCGCTCCTGGGAGGGTGTCGAGCAGGTCTGCGACCCCGCCCGGGCCGCGACGTTCATGCGGATCGGTGAGGACCGTTACCGCTGGGAGTTCCGCCTGAGGGACGGGGAAGAGCTGGATGCCCGACGCGTACGAGAGCTGATCGCCCCGTGGGTGGAGGTCTCGTACGACGGCGACGTCGAAGTGGTCCGGCAGGCCCAATACACCTTCCGGGCCCGTGTCGCCGACCGCTGGCGCCGGGGGCGCGTCTTTCTGCTCGGCGACGCCGCCCACCTCACCCCGCCCTTCATCGGCCAGGGCCTCTGCGCGGGAATGCGCGACGCGCACAACCTCACGTGGAAGCTCGGCCGCGTCCTCCAACAGGGCTCCGGCGAGGGCCTGTTGGATACATACGAAAGTGAACGCAAGCCGCACGCCCGCCACATGATCCGCCTCGCTGTAGCGATGGGCTGGGCCATGACCGGAGGCCAGGGTAGTGCCGCCGCGCTGCGCCGGAGCCTGACGAGCGCGGCCTGCCGCATACCTGCCCTGCGCGAGGCGGCCGGCCGCGACCTCAGCCCAGCCCTGGGACACAGCGCCCTCATACGACGGCACACCCGCCTGGGCGGACGGGAACTGGCGGGCACGTTCTGTCCACAACCCTGGGTGGGCTTCGACGCCGGGTCGATCCGCCTCGACGACCTGCTGGGCGACTCCTTGGCCGTCGTGAGTGCCGTTCCTGCCGCGCCTTGGCTGCGAGCCGTCGCCGAGGCGCTCGGCGCACGGATCATCGGCACGGACGACCTCGGCGACGACGGCACCCTCGCCGCCTGGCTGCGCGACGGCCGGGCGGACGCCGTACTGCTGCGCCCCGACCGCGTGGTCGTGGACGTCGTCCCGGCGGGCGCCGACGACTTCACGGACACGGCCGCCTGGGCGCCGCTGCTGTGCTCCACCCGGCTTCCCTCCCCCACCGAACCGCTCGCCACCGCACGCCTGTCGAGGAGCGCATCGCGATGA
- a CDS encoding acetoacetate--CoA ligase, which produces MTSAQLTPPQKPFWAFDPEAATTSRIADFGRWVALHRGVRAAYDHTDYAALHHWSVTDLEGFWSAVWEYFDVDAATPYEQVLADEKMPGARWFTGATLNYTHHALRHLSDDRPAIIALDETGAGHEVSGEQLRAQVASVAATLRDLGVGQGDRVVGYLPNTPHAIVAFLAAASMGAVWSVCGQDYAPQAAADRFAQLEPTVLIAADGYLFNSATHDRRAAVLELARALPTLKATVLVDHVGLPWSHDNHPALTLPWEDASTRTEQLTCTPVPFDHPLWVLFSSGTTGLPKGIVHGHGGVLLEHLKTLGLQSDLGPGDRLLWYTTTHWMMWNLAVSTLLTGATTCTYDGSPAPLTRPDLLWELAARHHVTLFGTSPQYLLGMAKFGIDPSVHDLSSVRAVGCTGSTLPASAYPWVRRHLGERVQLASSTGGTDVASGFAGSAPTTSVWAGELSAPYLGVALAAYDAEGHPVVDQVGELVVTRPMPSMPLCFWNDPDGSRYRDAYFTSHPGVWRHGDWITLTSHGSVIVHGRSDSTLNRHGVRLGSADIHDVVERLPEIIEALVIGAEEPDGGYWMPLFVVPTSGVELDDALRDKIRHAIRTGASPRHVPDEILAVPGIPHTRTGKKLEVPVKRLLQGTPADQVVNPATVDSPELLAHFIRLGAKRRGARNST; this is translated from the coding sequence ATGACCAGTGCACAGCTCACCCCGCCCCAGAAGCCCTTCTGGGCCTTCGACCCGGAGGCCGCCACCACCAGCCGTATCGCGGACTTCGGTCGTTGGGTCGCCCTGCACCGAGGCGTTCGAGCCGCCTATGACCACACCGACTACGCCGCCCTGCACCACTGGTCGGTCACCGACCTGGAAGGGTTCTGGAGCGCGGTGTGGGAGTACTTCGACGTCGACGCGGCGACCCCGTACGAACAGGTGCTCGCCGACGAGAAGATGCCGGGCGCCCGCTGGTTCACCGGAGCCACCCTCAACTACACCCACCACGCCCTGCGCCACCTCAGCGACGACCGGCCCGCGATCATCGCACTGGACGAGACCGGCGCCGGCCACGAGGTCTCCGGGGAGCAGCTGCGCGCCCAGGTCGCCTCCGTCGCCGCCACCCTGCGCGACCTGGGCGTCGGCCAGGGCGACCGGGTCGTCGGCTATCTCCCCAACACGCCGCACGCCATCGTCGCCTTCCTCGCCGCCGCCAGCATGGGTGCCGTCTGGTCGGTGTGCGGCCAGGACTACGCCCCGCAGGCCGCCGCCGACCGCTTCGCCCAGCTGGAGCCCACGGTCCTGATCGCGGCCGACGGCTACCTCTTCAACAGCGCCACCCACGACCGCCGTGCAGCCGTACTCGAGCTGGCCCGCGCCCTGCCCACCCTCAAGGCCACCGTCCTGGTGGACCACGTGGGACTGCCCTGGTCTCACGACAACCACCCGGCGCTCACCCTCCCTTGGGAGGACGCCTCCACCCGCACCGAGCAACTCACCTGCACGCCGGTGCCGTTCGACCACCCGCTGTGGGTCCTGTTCTCCTCCGGCACCACCGGCCTGCCCAAGGGCATCGTCCATGGCCACGGCGGTGTCCTGCTCGAACACCTCAAGACCCTGGGGCTTCAGTCCGACCTGGGCCCCGGCGACCGCCTCCTCTGGTACACCACCACCCACTGGATGATGTGGAACCTGGCCGTCTCCACGCTCCTGACCGGAGCGACCACCTGCACGTACGACGGCAGCCCGGCCCCGCTCACCCGACCGGACCTGCTGTGGGAACTGGCCGCGCGCCACCACGTCACCCTCTTCGGCACCAGCCCCCAATACCTCCTGGGCATGGCCAAGTTCGGTATCGACCCGTCGGTCCACGACCTGTCGTCCGTCCGCGCCGTCGGCTGCACCGGTTCCACCCTGCCCGCCTCCGCCTACCCCTGGGTCCGCCGCCACCTGGGCGAACGCGTCCAGCTCGCCTCCAGCACCGGCGGCACGGATGTCGCCTCCGGTTTCGCCGGCAGCGCCCCCACCACGTCCGTCTGGGCGGGCGAGCTGTCCGCCCCGTACCTGGGAGTCGCCCTGGCCGCGTACGACGCCGAGGGCCACCCGGTGGTCGACCAGGTCGGCGAGCTGGTCGTCACCCGCCCCATGCCGTCCATGCCGCTCTGCTTCTGGAACGATCCCGACGGCAGTCGCTACCGGGATGCCTACTTCACCAGCCACCCGGGGGTGTGGCGGCACGGCGACTGGATCACCCTCACCTCCCACGGCTCGGTGATCGTGCACGGCCGCTCCGACTCCACCCTCAACCGTCACGGCGTACGCCTGGGCAGTGCCGACATACACGACGTCGTCGAACGCCTCCCGGAGATCATCGAGGCCCTGGTCATCGGCGCAGAGGAACCCGACGGCGGTTACTGGATGCCCCTGTTCGTGGTTCCCACATCCGGAGTGGAACTGGACGACGCCCTGCGGGACAAGATCCGCCACGCCATCCGCACCGGCGCCTCACCCCGTCACGTGCCCGACGAGATCCTCGCCGTCCCGGGCATCCCCCACACCCGCACCGGCAAGAAACTCGAAGTCCCCGTCAAACGCCTCCTCCAAGGCACCCCCGCCGACCAGGTCGTCAACCCCGCGACCGTCGACAGCCCCGAACTCCTCGCCCATTTCATCCGCCTGGGCGCGAAACGCCGGGGGGCTAGAAACAGCACATGA
- a CDS encoding TetR/AcrR family transcriptional regulator, translated as MDVGRIVDTALKLIDEVGIQALTLRMLADALDSGTATLYRHFNGKDELLALVADRILGEVRVPHEELDGLSWREAVNAVAEAFYGTLCRHPNALSLLAAQVPVGPNALRARERLITLFLSHGFPVGLAARAFTAIGHYVIGFAIQQHGPGAPRPEDHAQLRDYYHSLDPATYPATITAADELTSVSLNDEFWFGLGLLLDGLERARSDSLQESEAAAGH; from the coding sequence ATGGACGTCGGCCGCATCGTGGACACGGCTCTGAAGCTCATCGATGAAGTCGGGATCCAGGCGCTGACCCTGCGTATGCTCGCCGATGCCCTGGACTCGGGCACGGCGACGCTCTACCGGCACTTCAACGGCAAGGACGAGCTCCTCGCTCTTGTCGCCGACAGGATCCTGGGCGAAGTCCGCGTTCCGCACGAGGAGCTGGACGGCCTGTCCTGGCGGGAAGCCGTCAACGCCGTGGCGGAGGCTTTCTACGGCACTTTGTGCCGGCATCCCAACGCGCTGTCGTTGCTGGCGGCCCAGGTCCCCGTCGGCCCCAATGCTCTGCGGGCAAGGGAACGGCTCATCACTCTCTTCCTGAGTCACGGGTTCCCGGTCGGTCTGGCCGCCCGCGCCTTCACGGCCATCGGCCACTATGTGATCGGTTTCGCCATCCAGCAGCACGGTCCCGGGGCCCCACGCCCCGAGGACCACGCGCAATTGCGGGACTACTACCACTCGCTTGACCCAGCCACCTATCCGGCCACGATCACTGCCGCCGACGAGTTGACCTCCGTATCGCTGAACGACGAGTTCTGGTTCGGTCTGGGCCTGCTCCTCGACGGGTTGGAACGGGCCAGATCCGACTCGTTGCAGGAGTCTGAAGCAGCCGCGGGGCACTGA
- a CDS encoding zinc-binding alcohol dehydrogenase family protein, translated as MKAAVVVAAGGVVPEYQDFPEPEAGQGQQIVELVATAIHPVVRAKASGGHYSSTGQFPLVPGVDAVARTADGTLVYTGDVEEPWGTFAERMAVTMALPLPDGTDPVAVAAGVNPGMSSWMPLTAHADEHGTPDTVMILGVTGAAGGLAVQNAQALGVRRVIGVGRGADDLKRVAALGAETVDITGDKDADAAAIGAAFHGHAPDLVLDFLWGGAAEAAFQALAHLPGSATSYVEIGSVVGEQAAVPASLLRSRPFRLSGSGIGSFDMRRYFTQVAAYVQLIADGKVKVDAQAYPLSRVSQAWTAPAGPRPVLTTH; from the coding sequence ATGAAGGCAGCAGTAGTGGTGGCGGCGGGTGGCGTGGTGCCCGAGTACCAGGACTTTCCCGAGCCCGAGGCCGGACAGGGCCAGCAGATCGTGGAGCTGGTGGCGACCGCGATCCATCCCGTGGTGCGTGCCAAGGCGTCCGGCGGGCACTACAGCAGTACCGGGCAGTTCCCGCTGGTTCCGGGGGTGGACGCGGTGGCCCGCACCGCCGACGGCACACTGGTGTACACCGGCGACGTCGAGGAGCCCTGGGGCACGTTCGCCGAGCGGATGGCGGTCACGATGGCCCTGCCGCTTCCGGACGGGACCGATCCCGTCGCCGTGGCGGCGGGTGTCAACCCGGGCATGTCGTCCTGGATGCCGCTCACCGCCCACGCCGACGAACACGGCACCCCGGACACCGTGATGATCCTCGGAGTGACCGGTGCGGCCGGCGGCCTCGCCGTGCAGAACGCCCAAGCACTCGGTGTGCGGCGCGTCATCGGGGTGGGCCGCGGCGCGGACGACCTCAAGCGCGTGGCCGCCCTCGGCGCCGAGACCGTAGACATCACCGGCGACAAGGACGCTGACGCGGCGGCCATCGGTGCCGCCTTCCACGGCCACGCACCCGACCTCGTCCTGGACTTCCTGTGGGGCGGCGCGGCCGAAGCCGCCTTCCAGGCGCTGGCCCACCTTCCCGGCAGCGCCACCAGCTATGTGGAGATCGGCTCCGTGGTCGGGGAACAGGCCGCCGTGCCCGCCTCGCTGCTGCGCAGCCGTCCCTTCCGCCTCAGCGGCAGCGGCATCGGCTCCTTCGACATGCGCCGCTACTTCACCCAGGTCGCCGCCTACGTACAGCTCATCGCCGACGGCAAGGTCAAGGTCGACGCCCAGGCCTACCCCCTCTCCCGGGTCAGCCAGGCATGGACGGCCCCCGCAGGCCCCCGACCCGTCCTGACCACCCACTGA
- a CDS encoding dihydrolipoyl dehydrogenase family protein, with amino-acid sequence MAQETDVVVIGMGVGGEHVAERLAEEGLDVVGVEAELVGGECPYWACIPSKMMIRGGNLLAEARRIPGMAGQAQVTSDFAPVAARIRDEATDDWNDQVAVDRFTGKGGHFVRGRARLAGPGRVEIDGRRFTARRGVVLATGSRPQIPPVPGLDTVPYWTNRDATSAKENPHSLMVLGGGAVGVELAQAFARFGTAVTVVEAAERLLPAEEPETGGLLADVLAAEGITVRTGARATDARHDGDTFTLTLDGGEELTAERLLVATGRRADLAGLGLETVGLDPAIRALNVDEQLRAGPGLWGVGDVTGRGAFTHVAMYQAEIAVRAVLGEPGPDADYRALPRVTFTDPEVGSVGLNEAQAREQGLRVRTGTAQVPSSARGWIHKAGNEGLIKLVEDADRGVLVGATSVGPMGGEVLYGLMVAVHAEVPVDRLRHMMYAYPTFHRTVEDALEALRRR; translated from the coding sequence ATGGCGCAGGAGACCGATGTCGTGGTGATCGGGATGGGCGTGGGCGGTGAGCATGTCGCCGAGCGCCTGGCCGAAGAAGGGCTGGACGTCGTCGGGGTCGAGGCGGAGCTGGTCGGCGGGGAGTGCCCGTACTGGGCCTGCATCCCCAGCAAGATGATGATCCGCGGCGGGAACCTGCTCGCGGAGGCCCGCCGCATCCCGGGTATGGCGGGGCAGGCGCAGGTCACTTCGGACTTCGCGCCGGTCGCCGCCCGGATCCGCGACGAGGCGACCGACGACTGGAACGATCAGGTGGCCGTGGACCGGTTCACCGGCAAGGGCGGTCACTTCGTCCGCGGGCGCGCCAGGCTGGCCGGGCCGGGGCGGGTGGAGATCGACGGTCGGCGGTTCACTGCGCGGCGCGGGGTGGTGCTCGCCACCGGCAGCCGCCCGCAGATCCCCCCGGTGCCGGGTCTGGACACTGTGCCGTACTGGACGAACCGCGACGCGACCTCCGCCAAGGAGAACCCGCACTCGCTCATGGTGCTCGGTGGAGGGGCGGTGGGCGTCGAGCTGGCCCAGGCTTTCGCCCGCTTCGGTACGGCGGTCACCGTCGTCGAGGCAGCGGAACGGCTGCTGCCGGCGGAGGAGCCCGAAACGGGCGGTCTGCTGGCCGACGTGCTGGCCGCCGAGGGCATCACCGTGCGCACCGGGGCACGGGCCACCGACGCGCGCCACGACGGTGACACCTTCACCCTCACCCTCGACGGCGGCGAGGAACTCACCGCGGAGCGGCTGCTGGTGGCCACCGGACGGCGCGCCGACCTGGCGGGGCTCGGGCTGGAGACGGTCGGCCTCGACCCCGCCATCCGCGCCCTGAACGTGGACGAGCAGCTGCGCGCCGGCCCGGGCCTGTGGGGCGTCGGAGACGTCACCGGGCGCGGAGCCTTCACGCACGTCGCGATGTACCAGGCCGAGATCGCGGTCCGTGCCGTCCTCGGCGAACCCGGCCCCGACGCGGACTACCGCGCCCTGCCCCGGGTCACCTTCACCGATCCGGAAGTCGGTTCGGTGGGCCTGAACGAGGCCCAGGCACGAGAGCAGGGCCTGCGGGTGCGCACCGGTACCGCCCAGGTGCCGTCATCGGCCCGCGGCTGGATCCACAAGGCGGGCAACGAGGGCTTGATCAAACTCGTCGAGGACGCAGACCGCGGGGTACTGGTCGGCGCCACCTCCGTCGGCCCCATGGGAGGCGAGGTCCTCTACGGCCTCATGGTGGCGGTCCATGCCGAGGTCCCTGTCGACCGGCTGCGGCACATGATGTACGCCTACCCCACCTTCCACCGCACCGTGGAAGACGCACTCGAGGCACTGCGCCGAAGGTAG
- a CDS encoding ArsR/SmtB family transcription factor, with amino-acid sequence MAETTTAGAKARLYDAFAASGKALASGKRLELLDLLAQGERTVDALAKAAGLNLTTASAHLQTLKQAGFVATRREGVRIHYRLAGDDVAQLFALLRKVAEAHQAAVPAARDAYLGSDDALEVTRDQLYARVEAGHVVVLDVRPVEEYLAGHIPGAVSIPVQELAGRINELPEDAEVVVYCRGEYCVLAYDAVRLLTDRGRRAIRLNDGMLEWRLAEMPVHTGELA; translated from the coding sequence ATGGCGGAGACCACCACGGCCGGCGCGAAGGCGCGGCTGTACGACGCGTTCGCGGCCAGCGGCAAGGCACTGGCCAGCGGAAAGCGTCTGGAGTTGCTCGACCTGCTGGCGCAGGGCGAGCGGACCGTGGACGCGCTGGCGAAGGCGGCCGGCCTGAACCTGACGACGGCCTCGGCTCACCTGCAGACGCTCAAGCAGGCGGGGTTCGTCGCCACGCGCCGTGAGGGCGTGCGCATCCACTACCGGCTGGCCGGAGACGATGTGGCCCAGCTGTTCGCGCTGTTGCGCAAGGTCGCAGAGGCGCACCAGGCCGCGGTTCCCGCCGCCCGGGACGCCTACCTCGGTTCCGACGACGCGCTGGAGGTCACCCGCGATCAGCTGTACGCCCGCGTGGAGGCCGGTCACGTGGTGGTGCTGGACGTACGGCCGGTGGAGGAGTACCTGGCCGGACACATCCCCGGCGCCGTCTCCATCCCGGTGCAGGAGCTGGCCGGGCGGATCAACGAGCTGCCCGAGGACGCGGAGGTCGTCGTCTACTGCCGCGGTGAGTACTGCGTGCTCGCGTACGACGCGGTGCGGCTGCTGACCGACCGTGGCCGCCGGGCGATCCGGCTGAACGACGGCATGCTGGAATGGCGCCTGGCCGAGATGCCCGTGCACACAGGGGAGTTGGCGTGA
- a CDS encoding MBL fold metallo-hydrolase has product MGFADDHLIPLVDEGLGNSAYLVDLGDGRALAVDTSRDLRALRTAAERRGLSVAYAADTHLHADFLTGALQLAADDGATVLASAAGHRAFPHTALTDGDETDLGGLTLRALATPGHTDEHLSFLLLDGARELGVFTGGSLIVGSAARTDLLGPERADELARAQYHSLRRLAQLPDATAVWPTHGAGSFCSAPPGAERTTTIGAQKQTNPLLAAPDEHTFVRRLLSSLGSYPAYFDRLGEINQRGPAVLGAAPALAALSAAETRRLLGQGAQIIDIRSVTDFAHGHVPGAISIPLRDQFATWLGWLLPDDTPIVFVSSPGQDLAELTWQALKIGYERLAGHLNMTAWQADGGKQQTIDLLTADRIAERQVLDVRQRAEHVAGHIADAVHIELGDLAGHAGHADEAPAGAVVACGHGERAMTAASLLARAGHHGLAVLDGGPGDWAKATGRTLEEGA; this is encoded by the coding sequence ATGGGCTTCGCCGACGATCACCTGATACCGCTGGTCGACGAGGGGCTGGGCAACAGCGCCTACCTCGTCGACCTGGGCGACGGACGCGCCCTGGCGGTGGACACGAGCCGGGATCTGCGCGCCCTGCGCACGGCCGCCGAGCGGCGCGGGCTGAGCGTCGCGTACGCCGCCGACACCCACCTGCACGCCGACTTCCTCACCGGCGCGCTCCAGCTCGCCGCCGACGACGGCGCGACCGTCCTGGCCTCCGCCGCCGGACACCGCGCCTTCCCGCACACCGCGCTCACCGACGGCGACGAGACCGACCTGGGCGGGCTGACACTGCGGGCCCTGGCCACCCCCGGACACACCGACGAGCACCTGTCCTTCCTCCTGCTGGACGGCGCGCGGGAGCTGGGCGTCTTCACCGGCGGATCCCTCATCGTCGGCTCCGCCGCCCGCACCGACCTGCTCGGCCCCGAGCGGGCCGACGAACTCGCCCGCGCCCAGTACCACTCACTACGGCGGCTCGCCCAACTGCCGGACGCGACGGCCGTGTGGCCCACGCACGGCGCCGGCTCCTTCTGCTCCGCCCCGCCCGGCGCCGAACGCACCACCACCATCGGCGCCCAGAAGCAGACCAACCCCCTGCTCGCAGCGCCGGACGAGCACACCTTCGTACGGCGACTGCTCAGCAGCCTCGGCTCCTACCCCGCCTACTTCGACCGCCTGGGCGAGATCAACCAGCGCGGCCCCGCGGTCCTCGGCGCCGCCCCCGCACTCGCCGCGCTCTCGGCGGCCGAGACACGCCGACTGCTGGGCCAGGGCGCGCAGATCATCGACATCCGATCCGTCACGGACTTCGCCCACGGCCACGTCCCCGGCGCGATCTCCATCCCGCTGCGCGACCAGTTCGCCACCTGGCTCGGCTGGCTGCTGCCCGACGACACCCCCATCGTCTTCGTCAGCTCGCCCGGCCAGGACCTCGCCGAACTCACCTGGCAGGCCCTGAAGATCGGATACGAGCGGCTGGCCGGACACCTGAACATGACCGCCTGGCAGGCGGACGGCGGAAAGCAGCAGACCATCGACCTGCTCACCGCCGACCGCATCGCCGAACGTCAGGTCCTCGACGTCCGACAGCGGGCCGAGCACGTCGCCGGACACATCGCGGACGCGGTCCACATCGAACTCGGCGACCTCGCCGGACACGCCGGACACGCCGACGAAGCACCGGCCGGGGCCGTGGTCGCCTGCGGGCACGGCGAGCGAGCCATGACCGCCGCCAGCCTCCTCGCACGGGCCGGACACCACGGCCTCGCCGTCCTGGACGGCGGACCGGGCGACTGGGCCAAGGCCACCGGGCGCACGTTGGAGGAAGGCGCATGA
- a CDS encoding MFS transporter → MTATAAPGGVRLGLRANLAQFTLLVAVNALVGGMLGQERTVLPLLADGVFHLSAYTAALTYILAFGATKAITNFFAGTWSDRYGRKPVLIAGWLIALPVPAMLAWGPTWAWIIAANVLLGMNQGLTWSTTVIMKIDLAGPQSRGLAMGFNEAAGYGAVAATAMATGAIAEHAGLRPEPFLLGAVYVVLALSLSTLAVRETRDHARAEAAQHPRQPGPPTELTTGQIARLTSFRDRALSAASQAGMVNNLNDALAWGIFPLLFAAHGLSIAQIGVLAALYPAVWGAGQMLTGWWSDHIGRKHLVTAGMLLQAAAIALVAAGTAFPVWATAQILLGIGTAMVYPTLLAVIGDVAHPAWRARAVGVYRLWRDGGFAVGALVAGVLADAYSLTTAIWAVAALTAASGLVVAVRMYETHPRT, encoded by the coding sequence ATGACCGCCACCGCCGCCCCCGGCGGCGTACGCCTCGGACTGCGCGCCAACCTGGCCCAGTTCACCCTGCTCGTCGCGGTCAACGCCCTGGTCGGAGGCATGCTCGGCCAGGAACGCACCGTGCTGCCCCTGCTCGCCGACGGCGTCTTCCACCTGTCGGCCTACACCGCCGCCCTCACCTACATCCTGGCCTTCGGCGCCACCAAGGCGATCACCAACTTCTTCGCCGGCACCTGGTCGGACCGCTACGGCCGCAAACCGGTCCTGATCGCCGGCTGGCTGATCGCCCTGCCCGTGCCCGCCATGCTGGCCTGGGGCCCTACCTGGGCCTGGATCATCGCCGCCAACGTCCTGCTCGGCATGAACCAGGGCCTGACCTGGTCCACCACCGTCATCATGAAGATCGACCTGGCCGGCCCGCAGAGCCGGGGCCTGGCCATGGGCTTCAACGAGGCCGCCGGGTACGGAGCGGTCGCCGCCACCGCCATGGCCACCGGCGCCATCGCCGAACACGCCGGGCTGCGCCCCGAGCCCTTCCTCCTCGGCGCCGTCTACGTCGTCCTGGCCCTGAGCCTGTCCACCCTCGCCGTCCGCGAGACCCGCGACCACGCCCGCGCCGAGGCCGCCCAGCACCCCCGGCAGCCAGGCCCCCCAACCGAGTTGACCACCGGCCAGATCGCCCGACTCACCAGCTTCCGCGACAGGGCCCTGTCCGCCGCCAGCCAGGCCGGCATGGTCAACAACCTCAACGACGCCCTCGCCTGGGGCATCTTCCCCCTGCTCTTCGCCGCCCACGGCCTGTCCATCGCCCAGATCGGCGTCCTTGCCGCGCTCTACCCCGCCGTGTGGGGCGCGGGCCAGATGCTCACCGGCTGGTGGTCCGACCACATCGGCCGCAAACACCTCGTCACAGCGGGCATGCTCCTGCAGGCCGCCGCCATCGCCCTCGTCGCCGCAGGAACCGCCTTCCCCGTCTGGGCCACCGCCCAGATCCTCCTCGGCATCGGCACCGCGATGGTCTACCCAACCCTCCTCGCCGTCATCGGCGACGTCGCCCACCCCGCCTGGCGCGCCCGCGCCGTCGGCGTCTACCGACTGTGGCGCGACGGCGGCTTCGCCGTCGGCGCACTGGTCGCCGGAGTCCTCGCCGACGCCTACAGCCTCACCACCGCCATCTGGGCCGTCGCCGCCCTGACCGCTGCCTCCGGCCTCGTCGTCGCAGTACGCATGTACGAGACCCATCCGCGCACCTGA